The Marinomonas profundi DNA segment TTGTTCCGCCTGTGATAAGGCGCGCGAAATACTGGGTTGGCTCAAATTTAATGACAGGCTGGCGTCTTTTTCGGTGCCTTTTTTCATGATCTCGGTAATCACACGGCACTGTTTAAGCGTCAGTGGAAAGTTTGAATTAAGCTTGTTCATTCGGCGTTCCCCGTTTCCCTATAAAAGAGTGTGTCGCAAAACGACTTCCGTCGATCTTGTCACGATTTACCCTGAAAAATAGCATGCCGACAAAAAAACTCGCTACAAAATACGTCTCGTCGGGCTAAAGCCGCGACCTACAAAAACCAATATAAATCAAATAATTGTAGGCTAAATAGCCTCTCACGCCTGATCACGGTCGTACCTTCCTCATCAGGCCTACAAAACTTATCCAGCCTTCGCTGATTACTTTCTGCAATGCGCTGACAATTTAAGATATAACCAAATTTTAATCTATATTTTTAAATATGCATATGCCGAATTGATTTTTTCCATATACCTTTGAATGAACAAGATGCGCGCGGTTGTCCCGTTATCTTCTCGATTTTAAGGTAGGACATGAATGAAAAATAACAATAAGCCTTACAGCAATATTCCTGGCACGACCGTGTTTGACGGGGATATGGCGAGAATAGGTTTCCATCTCAATCAATTCTGTATGTCACTCATGCAGGCATCCAACCGCGATGCGTTTAAGCAGGATGAGCGCGCCTATTTAGACAAATGGCCAATGACAGAAGCGCAAAAAAAAGCCGTGTTGGCGCGGGATTTTACTCAGCTGATTGCCCTTGGCGGCAATATTTATTATCTCGTTAAAATCAGTTCAAACGATGGGCTTAGCGTCGCCGCGGCCGTTTCAACCATGACTAATTTATCCGTTGAAGACTATATGGAGATGATGCGCTGTGGCGGTCGTTCGTCAGAAGGTAATCGCTATGTGATGGATAACCACCCCGAGGAGAAGCAATAATGGCCAATATTACCTGTGGATTAGGCACCTCTCACATTCCGTTACTGGGACACATTATTGATAAGGGCGAGAGCGCTGACGAAAAATGGGCGCCGATATTTGACGGTTTCCAGTTCACCAAGCAATGGATCAAAGAGAAAAAACCAGACGTGGTGATCTTGGTGTACAACGACCATGCGACGGCGTTTGATATGAAGATCATTCCGACCTTTGCGATTGGCTGTGGCGAGGAATATCGCCCGGCTGATGAAGGGTATGGCGCTCGTCCTGTGCCTATTGTAAAAGGCGCGCCGAAACTGGCGTGGCATATTACCGAGTCGCTGATCAAGCAAGGTTTTGACATGACCATTGTGAATGAAATGGACGTGGATCATGGCCTCACTGTGCCCTTGTCTATGGTGTTTGGAGAAGTGGAGGAATGGCCTTGCCAAGTGATCCCTTTGGCGGTGAATACCGTGGTGTATCCCGCGCCAACCGGTGAGCGCTGCTTGGCGTTGGGCAAAGCCATTCGCACCGCCGTTGAGCAATTTCCTGAAGATGTCAATGTACAAGTGTGGGGAACCGGTGGCATGAGTCATCAATTGCTGGGCGAACGCGCTGGCTTGATCAACCGAGAATGGGATCTTGCTTTTATGGACGACTTGCAAAGCGACTACGACAAGTTGGCGGCGATATCCCAAGTCGAATACATCCGCGAGTCAGGTACGGAAGGCTGTGAAATGGTGATGTGGTTGATCATGCGCGGCGCACTGAATCATCAAGTGAACGAAATTCACCGTCACTATCATGTGCCGGTATCCAACACGGCGTTGGGGCATCTTATCTACGAAAATGCTGACATCGCTGTTGACCTTAAAGCAGCAGAGGATGTGGCGTAATGGCGGGTTTTACAGCGAAACCAA contains these protein-coding regions:
- the ligA gene encoding protocatechuate 4,5-dioxygenase subunit alpha, whose protein sequence is MKNNNKPYSNIPGTTVFDGDMARIGFHLNQFCMSLMQASNRDAFKQDERAYLDKWPMTEAQKKAVLARDFTQLIALGGNIYYLVKISSNDGLSVAAAVSTMTNLSVEDYMEMMRCGGRSSEGNRYVMDNHPEEKQ
- a CDS encoding class III extradiol dioxygenase subunit beta codes for the protein MANITCGLGTSHIPLLGHIIDKGESADEKWAPIFDGFQFTKQWIKEKKPDVVILVYNDHATAFDMKIIPTFAIGCGEEYRPADEGYGARPVPIVKGAPKLAWHITESLIKQGFDMTIVNEMDVDHGLTVPLSMVFGEVEEWPCQVIPLAVNTVVYPAPTGERCLALGKAIRTAVEQFPEDVNVQVWGTGGMSHQLLGERAGLINREWDLAFMDDLQSDYDKLAAISQVEYIRESGTEGCEMVMWLIMRGALNHQVNEIHRHYHVPVSNTALGHLIYENADIAVDLKAAEDVA